TCATTGCCCAATTGCTTATTTTCCCGATTAATAGCGTCTTATATTCTATGACCGATCTTGCAAATGTCGCACAACTTAATCCAGTTCACGCGCTAATCTTAATAGTTATTTCTACTATTTTAACCGTGTTAGGTGGACACTTACCTGCACGAATGGCAGCTAAGAAAGACGCAGCGATTGCTTTAAGAAGTGAATAAAAGCGTTAAAAGCAATTATTATGTTACATGTGAAACATGCTTCCATAATACTTGCTTTTTGTTTGCCAAAAATTTTTGAATAATAGTTATGTTTCTTTTTTTAGCTAGTTGACAGATTGGTATATGCCAATTTATAATTAGCATTAAGATATTTTGGAGGCATAATTATGAAAATCATCGTTACAGACAGTAAAGAAAATGGCAGCACTGAAGGTTTCAAGCTTTTTGAAAAAAGCATTAACAATGGTGCTAAGGTAATCGGCTTAGCAACTGGCTCTACCCCAGTAGATCTATATCAAGAATGGACTGAAAGCAATCTTGATAACTCTGATTTGATCAGTATTAACCTTGACGAATATGTTGGCTTAACTTCTGACAATGATCAAAGCTATCATTACTTCATGCAAAAAAACTTGTTTGCAAAGAAGCCTTTTAAAAAGTCATACATTCCTGATGGAATAAAAGCAATTAATGATCCACAAGGTGCATCTGATGATTACAACCAAATTATCGCTGAAAATCCAATCGACATTCAGCTTCTAGGTTTAGGTCAAAACGGTCATATTGCTTTTAACGAACCAGGAACACCTTTTGATTCGGTAACTCATGAAGTTAAATTGACTGAAAATACCATTCAAGCCAATTCACGTTTCTTCAGTAAGATTGAAGACGTGCCAAAATCTGCAATTTGTATGGGGATTGCAAATATCATGGCAGCAAAAGAGATTGTCATTATGGCCTTTGGTGAAAACAAAGCGGATGCTGTTAAGAAGATGGTTGAAGGCCCTGTAACCGAAGATGTACCTGCTTCAATTTTGCAAAAACATGATAATGTAACACTTATTGTCGATAATGCTGCTGCAAGTAAGCTTAGTGCTAGTGCGAAGAATTAGATAATAAAATAACAAAGATAGAAAAAAGATGCATTAATGCATCTTTTTTTGTGTCCTAAAACAGTAAATCCTAAGCAGATATAAATTGGTGCATATCGCTAGGCTAACAAAATAATCCGTATTATGATTAAGTTGAATCATGAGAGGATGGTGATAAGTTGAAGCGAAGTAAAAAGTGGTTACTGGTAGTGTTAATGATTTTATTATTACCCTTGCCAATTTACTTTCTATGGGAAACTAGTGGTTTTTGGCAAAAGTATTTAAAGATTAAACTACCCAGTATGGGGACACTGAATCCAGTACTAGAATGGTATTTAATCG
This genomic window from Lactobacillus panisapium contains:
- a CDS encoding glucosamine-6-phosphate deaminase, coding for MKIIVTDSKENGSTEGFKLFEKSINNGAKVIGLATGSTPVDLYQEWTESNLDNSDLISINLDEYVGLTSDNDQSYHYFMQKNLFAKKPFKKSYIPDGIKAINDPQGASDDYNQIIAENPIDIQLLGLGQNGHIAFNEPGTPFDSVTHEVKLTENTIQANSRFFSKIEDVPKSAICMGIANIMAAKEIVIMAFGENKADAVKKMVEGPVTEDVPASILQKHDNVTLIVDNAAASKLSASAKN